The Salmonella enterica subsp. houtenae serovar Houten genome has a segment encoding these proteins:
- the ppc gene encoding phosphoenolpyruvate carboxylase, which produces MNEQYSALRSNVSMLGKVLGETIKDALGEHILDRVETIRKLSKSSRAGNEANRQELLTTLQNLSNDELLPVARAFSQFLNLANTAEQYHSISPKGEAASNPEVIARTLRKLKNQPDLNDATIKKAVESLSLELVLTAHPTEITRRTLIHKMGEINNCLKQLDNTDIADYERHQVMRRLRQLIAQSWHTDEIRKQRPGPVDEAKWGFAVVENSLWQGVPNYLRELNEQLEENLGYKLPVDFVPVRFTSWMGGDRDGNPNVTADITRHVLLLSRWKATDLFLKDIHVLVSELSMVNATPELLALVGEEGASEPYRYLMKNLRARLMATQSWLEARLKGEKLPKPAGLLTQNEQLWEPLYACYQSLQACGMGIIANGELLDTLRRVKCFGVPLVRIDIRQESTRHTEALGEITRYLGIGDYESWSEADKQAFLIRELNSKRPLLPRHWEPSNDTREVLETCKVIAEAPKGSIAAYVISMAKTPSDVLAVHLLLKEAGIGFAMPVAPLFETLDDLNNADDVMTQLLNIDWYRGLIHGKQMVMIGYSDSAKDAGVMAASWAQYQAQDALIKTCEKAGIELTLFHGRGGSIGRGGAPAHAALLSQPPGSLKGGLRVTEQGEMIRFKYGLPEVTVSSLSLYTSAILEANLLPPPEPKDGWRHIMDELSVISCETYRGYVRENKDFVPYFRSATPEQELGKLPLGSRPAKRRPTGGVESLRAIPWIFAWTQNRLMLPAWLGAGTALQKVVEDGKQSELEAMCRDWPFFSTRLGMLEMVFSKADLWLADYYDQRLVAKTLWPLGKELRDLLQEDIKVVLAIANDSHLMADLPWIAESIQLRNVYTDPLNVLQAELLHRSRLTEEQGKSPDPRVEQALMVTIAGVAAGMRNTG; this is translated from the coding sequence ATGAACGAACAATATTCCGCGTTGCGTAGTAATGTCAGTATGCTCGGCAAGGTGCTGGGAGAAACCATCAAGGATGCGCTGGGAGAGCACATTCTTGATCGCGTAGAAACAATCCGTAAGCTATCCAAATCTTCACGCGCTGGCAATGAAGCTAATCGCCAGGAGCTGCTCACCACGCTACAAAATTTGTCTAATGACGAGCTGCTGCCTGTGGCGCGCGCGTTTAGTCAGTTCCTGAACCTGGCCAATACTGCCGAGCAATACCACAGCATTTCGCCAAAAGGCGAAGCCGCCAGCAACCCGGAAGTGATTGCCCGCACCCTGCGTAAACTGAAAAACCAACCAGACCTCAACGACGCAACCATCAAAAAAGCGGTAGAGTCGCTGTCTCTGGAGTTGGTGCTAACCGCCCACCCGACAGAAATTACCCGCCGTACGCTTATTCACAAGATGGGTGAAATCAACAACTGTCTGAAACAGCTTGATAATACCGATATCGCCGACTACGAACGCCACCAGGTGATGCGTCGTCTGCGCCAGTTGATTGCCCAATCCTGGCATACGGATGAGATCCGCAAGCAGCGTCCAGGCCCGGTGGATGAAGCCAAATGGGGCTTCGCGGTGGTAGAGAACAGCCTGTGGCAGGGCGTACCAAATTATCTGCGTGAGCTGAACGAACAGCTGGAAGAAAATCTCGGCTACAAATTGCCGGTGGATTTTGTGCCGGTACGTTTTACCTCCTGGATGGGCGGCGACCGTGACGGCAACCCGAACGTGACGGCGGATATCACCCGTCACGTACTCTTGTTAAGCCGCTGGAAAGCCACCGATCTGTTCCTGAAAGACATTCATGTTCTGGTATCAGAACTGTCGATGGTCAACGCCACGCCGGAGCTGCTGGCGTTAGTGGGCGAAGAAGGCGCGTCTGAACCGTATCGCTATCTGATGAAAAATTTGCGCGCCCGCCTGATGGCGACCCAGTCCTGGCTGGAAGCGCGTCTGAAAGGCGAAAAACTACCCAAACCGGCTGGTCTACTGACGCAAAACGAACAGCTCTGGGAACCTCTGTACGCCTGCTACCAGTCGCTACAGGCCTGCGGCATGGGCATTATCGCCAACGGCGAGTTGCTCGACACGCTCCGCCGCGTGAAGTGTTTCGGCGTACCGCTGGTGCGTATTGATATCCGCCAGGAGAGCACCCGCCATACCGAAGCGCTGGGCGAAATTACCCGCTACCTTGGTATTGGCGACTACGAAAGCTGGTCGGAAGCCGACAAGCAGGCCTTTCTGATCCGCGAGCTGAACTCCAAACGTCCATTGTTGCCACGTCACTGGGAGCCGAGTAACGATACCCGCGAAGTGCTTGAGACTTGCAAAGTCATTGCCGAAGCGCCAAAAGGATCAATCGCTGCCTACGTGATTTCAATGGCGAAAACGCCGTCCGATGTGCTGGCGGTGCACCTGCTGTTGAAAGAAGCGGGTATCGGCTTTGCCATGCCGGTCGCGCCGCTGTTTGAAACCCTCGACGACCTGAACAATGCTGACGACGTGATGACCCAGTTGCTGAATATCGACTGGTATCGCGGACTGATTCATGGTAAGCAGATGGTAATGATCGGCTACTCCGACTCGGCAAAAGACGCCGGCGTCATGGCCGCGTCATGGGCGCAGTATCAGGCGCAGGACGCACTGATCAAAACCTGCGAAAAAGCCGGCATCGAGCTCACCCTCTTCCACGGCCGCGGCGGCTCGATTGGCCGTGGCGGCGCGCCAGCCCACGCGGCGCTGCTCTCCCAACCGCCAGGCAGTCTGAAAGGCGGTCTGCGCGTAACCGAGCAGGGCGAGATGATCCGTTTTAAATACGGCCTGCCGGAAGTCACCGTCAGCAGCCTGTCGCTCTACACCAGCGCGATTCTGGAAGCAAACCTGCTGCCGCCGCCGGAGCCGAAAGACGGCTGGCGCCATATTATGGATGAGCTTTCCGTGATCTCCTGCGAAACGTACCGCGGCTACGTGCGTGAAAATAAAGACTTTGTGCCGTACTTCCGCTCCGCGACGCCGGAACAAGAACTGGGCAAATTGCCGCTCGGCTCACGTCCGGCGAAACGTCGTCCAACCGGCGGCGTCGAATCGCTGCGCGCCATTCCGTGGATCTTCGCCTGGACGCAAAACCGCCTGATGCTGCCAGCCTGGCTGGGCGCGGGTACTGCGTTGCAAAAAGTGGTGGAAGACGGTAAACAAAGCGAACTGGAAGCCATGTGTCGCGACTGGCCGTTCTTCTCCACACGTCTTGGGATGCTGGAGATGGTGTTCTCGAAAGCCGACCTGTGGCTGGCCGACTACTACGATCAGCGCCTGGTGGCGAAAACGCTATGGCCGCTGGGCAAAGAGCTACGAGACCTGCTGCAAGAGGACATTAAAGTGGTGCTGGCGATTGCCAACGACTCGCACCTGATGGCCGACCTACCGTGGATTGCGGAGTCCATTCAGTTAAGAAACGTTTATACCGATCCATTAAACGTGTTGCAGGCAGAGTTGCTGCACCGTTCCCGTCTGACTGAAGAACAGGGCAAATCGCCCGATCCTCGCGTCGAACAGGCGTTGATGGTCACGATTGCCGGCGTCGCCGCCGGTATGCGCAACACCGGCTAA
- the cptA gene encoding UPF0141 membrane protein YijP possibly requiredfor phosphoethanolamine modification of lipopolysaccharide, producing the protein MQSTLLQTKPAFSWKALGWALLYFWFFSTLLQAIIYLTGYSGTNGLRDSLLYSSLWLIPVFLFPNRIRVIAAVIGVVLWAASLAALSYYVIYGQEFSQSVLFVMFETNANEASEYLSQYFSLKIVLVALAYTAAAILLWTRLRPVYIPSPWRYLVSFALLYGLILHPIAMNTFIKNKSMEKTLDSLASRMEPAAPWQFITGYYQYRLQLASLNKLLNENDALPPLANFKDNSGDAPRTLVLVIGESTQRGRMSLYGYPRETTPELDALHKTDPRLTVFNNVVTSRPYTIEILQQALTFADEKNPDWYLTKPSLMNMMKQAGYKTFWITNQQTMTARNTMLTVFSKQTDKQFYMNQQRTQSAREYDSNVLAPFKAVLADPAPKKFIIVHLLGTHIKYKFRYPENQGKFEGKTDHVPPGLSSDELESYNDYDNANLYNDYIVASLIKDYKATDPNGFLLYFSDHGEEVYDTPPHKTQGRNEDSPTRHMYTVPFLLWTSEKWQAAHPRDFSQDVDRKYSSSELIHTWSDLAGLTYDGYDPTRSITSPQFKATTRWIGNPYKKNALIDYDTLPYGDQPGNQ; encoded by the coding sequence ATGCAATCCACATTACTCCAGACTAAACCCGCGTTTAGCTGGAAAGCCCTGGGCTGGGCACTTCTCTACTTTTGGTTCTTTTCCACCCTTCTGCAGGCCATTATTTATCTCACCGGATACAGTGGGACAAACGGTCTGCGGGATTCGCTACTGTACAGCTCACTGTGGCTGATCCCCGTCTTTCTGTTTCCAAACCGCATCCGGGTCATTGCTGCCGTCATTGGCGTCGTGCTCTGGGCCGCCTCGCTGGCGGCGCTGAGCTATTACGTGATCTACGGGCAGGAGTTCTCGCAAAGCGTGCTGTTTGTGATGTTTGAAACCAACGCCAATGAAGCCAGCGAATATTTAAGCCAATATTTCAGTCTGAAAATTGTTCTTGTCGCGCTGGCTTATACGGCAGCGGCGATTTTGCTGTGGACACGTCTGCGCCCGGTCTATATTCCATCGCCCTGGCGTTATCTGGTGTCGTTTGCCCTACTATATGGGCTGATCCTGCATCCCATCGCGATGAATACTTTTATCAAGAATAAGTCGATGGAGAAAACGCTGGATAGCCTGGCGTCGCGAATGGAGCCCGCCGCGCCGTGGCAATTTATTACCGGTTACTATCAGTACCGTTTACAGCTCGCCTCGCTGAATAAACTGCTGAATGAAAACGACGCTCTGCCGCCGTTGGCTAATTTCAAAGACAATTCTGGCGATGCGCCGCGCACGCTGGTACTGGTAATTGGCGAATCGACCCAGCGTGGTCGTATGAGCCTGTACGGTTATCCGCGCGAAACCACGCCGGAACTGGACGCGCTGCATAAAACCGACCCCAGGCTGACCGTATTTAATAATGTGGTGACTTCACGCCCGTACACCATTGAGATTCTGCAACAGGCGCTAACATTCGCGGACGAAAAGAACCCGGACTGGTATCTGACGAAGCCGTCGCTGATGAATATGATGAAACAGGCCGGGTATAAAACCTTCTGGATCACTAACCAGCAGACGATGACGGCGCGTAATACCATGCTGACCGTGTTCTCTAAGCAGACTGATAAGCAGTTCTATATGAACCAGCAGCGCACTCAAAGCGCACGCGAATATGACAGCAACGTGCTGGCGCCGTTTAAAGCGGTGTTAGCCGACCCGGCGCCCAAAAAATTCATTATTGTGCATCTGCTGGGAACGCACATTAAGTACAAGTTCCGCTATCCGGAAAACCAGGGCAAGTTTGAGGGTAAAACCGACCATGTTCCACCGGGATTAAGCAGTGACGAACTGGAATCGTATAACGATTACGACAACGCGAATCTGTATAACGATTATATCGTCGCCAGCCTGATTAAGGACTATAAAGCGACCGATCCGAACGGTTTCCTGCTCTATTTCTCCGATCACGGTGAAGAGGTGTATGATACGCCGCCGCATAAGACGCAGGGACGGAACGAAGATTCGCCAACCCGTCATATGTATACGGTGCCGTTCCTGCTGTGGACCTCAGAGAAATGGCAGGCGGCGCATCCGCGCGACTTCTCGCAGGATGTCGATCGTAAGTACAGCAGCTCCGAGCTTATCCATACCTGGTCTGACTTAGCGGGCCTGACCTATGATGGCTATGACCCGACGCGTTCCATCACCAGCCCGCAATTCAAAGCAACCACGCGCTGGATTGGCAACCCGTATAAGAAGAACGCGCTGATTGATTACGATACGTTGCCGTATGGCGATCAGCCAGGGAATCAGTAA
- the yijO gene encoding AraC family transcriptional regulator, translating to MYHDVSHLLSRLINGPLPLRQIYFASASGPVAALAYQVDFPRLEIVLEGELTDMSITAPLIPCDVLYVPAGGWNIPQWQTPVTTLSILFGKQQLGFSVVHWDGQQHQNLVKQHVARRGPRIGSFLLQTLNEMQMQPQEQHTARLIVASLLSHCRDLLGSQIQTASRSRALFEAIREYIDEHYAAPLTRESVAQAFYISPNYLSHLFQKTGAIGFNEYLNHTRLEHAKTLLKGYDLKVKEVAHRCGFVDSNYFCRLFRKNTERSPSEYRRQYHSQLTEKKSTPQ from the coding sequence ATGTATCACGACGTCAGCCACCTTCTCTCCCGCCTCATCAATGGCCCGCTGCCGCTACGCCAGATCTATTTTGCCAGCGCCAGCGGCCCAGTAGCGGCACTGGCGTACCAGGTGGATTTTCCGCGGCTGGAGATTGTGCTGGAGGGCGAGCTTACTGACATGAGCATTACCGCCCCGCTTATTCCTTGCGATGTTCTCTACGTTCCGGCTGGCGGCTGGAACATCCCGCAATGGCAAACGCCGGTCACCACCCTGAGCATCCTGTTTGGCAAACAGCAGTTGGGTTTCAGCGTGGTCCACTGGGACGGTCAGCAGCATCAAAACCTCGTTAAGCAGCACGTGGCGCGCCGCGGCCCGCGTATCGGCTCTTTCCTGTTACAAACGCTTAATGAGATGCAGATGCAACCCCAGGAGCAACACACCGCCAGGCTGATTGTCGCCAGCCTGCTAAGCCATTGCCGTGACCTGCTCGGTAGCCAGATCCAGACCGCCTCCCGCAGCCGCGCGCTTTTTGAAGCCATCCGGGAATATATTGATGAACACTACGCCGCGCCGTTGACGCGCGAATCGGTGGCGCAGGCGTTTTATATCTCGCCAAATTACCTCTCGCATCTGTTCCAGAAAACGGGAGCCATCGGCTTTAACGAATACCTGAACCATACGCGACTGGAACACGCTAAAACGTTGCTGAAGGGTTATGACCTGAAAGTTAAAGAGGTGGCGCACCGCTGCGGCTTTGTCGACAGCAACTATTTCTGCCGTCTGTTTCGCAAAAATACGGAACGTTCGCCGTCGGAGTATCGTCGGCAGTATCACAGCCAACTCACGGAGAAAAAATCCACACCACAATAA